The sequence CATGTTGGTAAGTGTGAAATATTATGCTCTCATTTAATGTAACCATTTCTGGATTCCCACAAAATACTTGATAACCAATACCATGGTTATCGACCACAACATAATCGATTCCTCGATCCACTGCAACACCTGAAATAAATGCAATCATATTATCACCTATTATTATTCTACCATACCTTCTTCAAAAACAAATTGAATATCTGCAACAATTACAATATCGCCATCTTTTACACCTGCTTCACGGAGCGCTTGGTCAACACCTAGACGCTTCATAGCAAGCCCAAACTGAACTGCGGATTCCTCAGTATCAAATTCATATTGACGTAATTGACGGTCAATGATATCACCGGTAACACGCCATTTTGTTTGATTAATTTGCTCAATATCAAAATTACGTTTTGGTGCTTCATATTTATAAACAACAGATTCACTTTGTTCTTCGATACGTTCTTCAACGTGTTCGTCAAGAATATCTGCAAGACGGTAAAGTAGCGAATCAATTCCCTCGCCAACCATTGTAACAAGTTCGAAAATTTCTAAGTCTGGATATGCTGCTTTAAATTTCTCTAAATTTGCGGGTGCAACCTCTAGATCCATTTTATTTGCAACAACAACCATTGGTTTTTTCAGTAAGTCTTCATTATATTTTTCAAGTTCGTTATTGATGACTTTATAATCCTCAATCGGATCACGTCCGTCTTCTGCACCCATATCCACAACATGTACTAATACTCGACAACGTTCGATATGTTTTAAGAAAACATGTCCAAGACCTTTCCCTAAGTGTGCATCTTCAATTAAACCTGGTAAATCAGCTACAGCAAAGGAACGTCCATCTGGACTACTTGAAATACCTAAGTTTGGCGCAATCGTTGTGAAATGGTAATCCGCAAC is a genomic window of Erysipelothrix amsterdamensis containing:
- the obgE gene encoding GTPase ObgE, with protein sequence MFVDRVNIKVVAGNGGDGMTSFRREAFVPLGGPYGGDGGKGGDIVFVADSNKSTLLDLRYNRVIKASHGTPGKNKKMHGAGADDVILRVPVGTMVIDNEKGIVIADLTEVGQREVVAHGGRGGRGNARFATANNPAPTFSEKGELGQELDITIELKLLADVGIIGYPSVGKSTLLSVISRAKPEVADYHFTTIAPNLGISSSPDGRSFAVADLPGLIEDAHLGKGLGHVFLKHIERCRVLVHVVDMGAEDGRDPIEDYKVINNELEKYNEDLLKKPMVVVANKMDLEVAPANLEKFKAAYPDLEIFELVTMVGEGIDSLLYRLADILDEHVEERIEEQSESVVYKYEAPKRNFDIEQINQTKWRVTGDIIDRQLRQYEFDTEESAVQFGLAMKRLGVDQALREAGVKDGDIVIVADIQFVFEEGMVE